Part of the Pseudomonadota bacterium genome, AGCCGCGAGAGAATCTCCACCTCGCGCTGAAAGGCCGCGCGAACCTGCGCCAGCTCGTCCGCTCCCATGCGGGGCGGGGTGAACGCCTTCAGCGCCAAGGTCTGAGGGAGGGTCAGGTCGCGCACCTCGTACACCACCGAGAGACCGCCCCGACCCAGGGTGCGTATCACAACGTAGCGGTCATTGACCACCTGTTCCGGGTTCAGCATGGCCGGCTTCCTGTCATCGCGTGATCGATGCGGTGGAGACGCGTCTGGCGCCGACGCCACATCAGTGGGTGACGAGGAACAGGAGCGTGTTCAGCAGGGCGAGGCCGACTGCAACATAGGTCGGTCTCTTCTGCACCTGACGCTCCTCCCCGTCGAACAGCACATAGGTGTAGGGGATGGTGAGCGGGGCGGCCAGCGGCACCGCCGACTGACAGAGCAGAAACGCCGAGACCCCGGCCCGCGGAATGATGGTGTCCCAGACGGTGGGCTCCACGTTCACGCTCACCAATATGGGAAAAGCCTGCTCATCGGTCTCCACGACGATGTGACCGCGGTAGCGAAGGGCCCGCTTCTCGGCGCCGATGTTCCCCTCGACCACGATCTGGTGGCGATTGCCCTCGAGCACAGGCGGGCTGACTCGCAGCCAGCTGCGATTGCTGCTCACCCGCGCCCGCAGGAAGCGCCCCCCGGCATTCACAACCTCGATGCTCTCTCGGAAGGTCGTTGCGCGCTGCTCGAGCTGAAACGACAGGAAAGGAGGTGTGAACGTGAGCGAGAGCGCGCTCTCAGACGGCGCCGTGAGGTACGGCAGGATGCTTGTGCTGTGGCTCTGCAGCGCTTCACGAAACGCCGCCGCCGTCTGGAAGCGATCTTGCGGCTTGAGGCTGAGCGCCTTGAGAACCGCCACGTCGAAGGCGTAGGTCAGCGAGGGGTTGATGGATGAGGGCACCGCAAAGCAGAACGGGCTCGCAGCCGGATCGAGTCGCGTGGCCAGCGCGTGCAACGTCGCCCCGAGGCTGTACACGTCGGAGCGGGGATCGGTCTGCCCCCGCCCGTACTGCTCCGGGGCCGCAAACCCCGGCGTTCCGATGACAATGGTATCAGATGCCTTGCCCGCTTCGAAGGTGCGCGCGATGCCGAAATCGATGAGCTTGAGGCCCTTGGCGGTGAGCATCACGTTCCTGGGCTTGAGATCGCGATAGATGACCGGGGGTGACTGGCTGTGCAGGTAGTTCAGCGTGTCGCACAGCTGCAGGCCCCAGTCGCGCAGCATCTCCTCGGCGAGAAACGGCTCAGAGGTGCGCTCGAGCACATCGAACAGGGTCTCTCCCTCGATGTACTCCATGACGAGGTAGTGATGACCGTCTTCGATGAACCACGCGCTGACCGCAGGCAGCGACGGGTGGCTCAGGCTGCAGAGAATCTCGGCCTCCTGGCGGAACTGGGCCTCCTGCTCGGCTTCGTCCTCGTTCGGATCGGGGCGCAGCGCCTTGAGCGCCCAGCGCCGTCCAGGCAGGCTGCGATCTGAGACCCGATAGACGTCGCCCATGCCCCCCTGCCCGAGCACCCCATCGACGACGTAGCGATTGGCGATCACGCTTCCAACAGAAACCCCCGCGTAAGGCGCAGACCCGCTCACCGGCGCGCCAGACGACGAACCGGAAAAAGGCACCGTGGGGGTCTTCTCCCCCGCTATCGATTCGGGCGCACGGCGCTGCGGCTCCACACAGACCTCCTGACGACGCGGCTGAGAACGTGTTCACGGCGCGACGGGCAGGGGCCTGCCCAACCGAGCTGAGCCTCGGCAGAGACATCGGGAGGCCCTCGTTGGTTCCGGCTCGAATCAGATGCAACCTATGACCAGAGTCGATGACGCAAACGTTCGTCTTGCCCTGCCCAAGGGCCGCATGCAGGAAGGGGTGTTCCGGCTGCTCTCCGACGCCGGCATCCGCGTCAGCGCTGGCGAGCGGGGGTATCGCCCCACGCTGTCGCTTCCCGGATTCGAGGTCAAGCTGCTCAAGCCGCAGAACATCGTCGAGATGCTCCACCTGGGCCTGCGCGACCTCGGCTTCGCCGGTGCCGACTGGGTGGCCGAGCTGAACGCCGATCTGGTCGAGCTGCTCGACACCGGCATGGACCCGGTGCGTCTCGTGGCCGCGGCCCCCGCCGACATCGTCGACAACGGCCGCCTGCCCGAAAGGCCGCTGGTGGTGGCCTCTGAGTACGAAGGCATCACACGGTCGTGGGTCGCGAAGGCCGGATTGAACGCCACCTTCGTGCGCTCGTACGGCGCCACTGAGGTGTTCCCCCCGGAAGACGCCGACTGCATCGTCGACAACACCTCTTCCGGGGCCACGCTGCGCGCCAACGGTCTCGAGATCGTCGACACCCTCATGCACTCTTCGACGCGGCTGTACGCATCGAAGAGCGCCATGAGCGACGCCCCGCGGCGCGAAGCCATCGAGGCCCTCACCCTGCTCGTGCGCTCGGTTCTCGACGCGCGCAGCCGCGTCATGGTCGAGGTCAACGTTGGGCCGGACAACCTCGAGAAGGTCGTGGCGGTGCTGCCGTGCATGCGCGAGCCCACCGTGTCGACCCTTCACGATCACGCCGGCTTTGCCGTCAAGGCCGCGGTGCCGCGATCCGAGCTGCCGCGGGTCATTCCCCTCATCCGCCAGTGCGGCGGCACCGACATCATCGTCACCACGCTGGCCCAGATCGTCCCGTGAAGCCCGTCCCCGCCCTCGAGGGGTTCACCGCCTATCACGTGCCCGGCAAGCGCTGCCCCATCGACGTTCGCCTCGACGGCAACGAAGGAGCCCAGCCCTCGCGCGAGGTGCTCGCGGCCCTGTCAGAGCCGACGCCAGACCTGTTGCGCCGCTACCCGGACGCCGCCTTGCTCGAGTCGCGCATCGCGGCGCGTCACGGAGTCGATAGCGACCGCGTGATGG contains:
- the hisG gene encoding ATP phosphoribosyltransferase codes for the protein MQPMTRVDDANVRLALPKGRMQEGVFRLLSDAGIRVSAGERGYRPTLSLPGFEVKLLKPQNIVEMLHLGLRDLGFAGADWVAELNADLVELLDTGMDPVRLVAAAPADIVDNGRLPERPLVVASEYEGITRSWVAKAGLNATFVRSYGATEVFPPEDADCIVDNTSSGATLRANGLEIVDTLMHSSTRLYASKSAMSDAPRREAIEALTLLVRSVLDARSRVMVEVNVGPDNLEKVVAVLPCMREPTVSTLHDHAGFAVKAAVPRSELPRVIPLIRQCGGTDIIVTTLAQIVP
- a CDS encoding serine/threonine protein kinase, with product MPFSGSSSGAPVSGSAPYAGVSVGSVIANRYVVDGVLGQGGMGDVYRVSDRSLPGRRWALKALRPDPNEDEAEQEAQFRQEAEILCSLSHPSLPAVSAWFIEDGHHYLVMEYIEGETLFDVLERTSEPFLAEEMLRDWGLQLCDTLNYLHSQSPPVIYRDLKPRNVMLTAKGLKLIDFGIARTFEAGKASDTIVIGTPGFAAPEQYGRGQTDPRSDVYSLGATLHALATRLDPAASPFCFAVPSSINPSLTYAFDVAVLKALSLKPQDRFQTAAAFREALQSHSTSILPYLTAPSESALSLTFTPPFLSFQLEQRATTFRESIEVVNAGGRFLRARVSSNRSWLRVSPPVLEGNRHQIVVEGNIGAEKRALRYRGHIVVETDEQAFPILVSVNVEPTVWDTIIPRAGVSAFLLCQSAVPLAAPLTIPYTYVLFDGEERQVQKRPTYVAVGLALLNTLLFLVTH